A genome region from Clostridiales bacterium includes the following:
- a CDS encoding aquaporin, which produces MELPITKKLAAECFGTFCLVFAGTGAIVINDLSGGAVTHVGIAVTFGLIVFVMIAAVGDVSGAHLNPAVTTGFFLAKRFPGHAVAPYVVSQVIGAVLASITLRLLFPGHSGLGGTLPSGSVFQSLVLEVFLAATLMFVILTVTTGAKEKGITAGIAIGGAVALGALFAGPVSGASMNPARSLAPALVSGQLDALWVYLVGPTLGAGLAVLTCRCIREPNCCRGANTRGARS; this is translated from the coding sequence ATGGAGCTCCCAATCACGAAGAAGCTCGCCGCCGAATGCTTTGGCACCTTCTGCCTGGTGTTTGCTGGCACAGGTGCTATCGTCATCAATGACCTCAGCGGTGGTGCCGTGACTCATGTTGGCATCGCAGTAACGTTTGGGTTGATCGTGTTCGTAATGATCGCTGCCGTCGGGGACGTATCCGGCGCCCACTTGAATCCCGCCGTGACGACAGGCTTTTTCCTGGCGAAGCGATTTCCAGGACATGCGGTTGCTCCATACGTTGTTAGCCAAGTCATCGGCGCAGTCCTAGCGAGTATCACGCTTCGCTTGCTGTTTCCCGGCCATTCTGGTCTCGGGGGCACACTGCCGAGCGGATCGGTCTTTCAGTCCCTGGTACTTGAGGTGTTTCTTGCCGCTACGCTCATGTTCGTGATCCTCACTGTCACGACCGGGGCGAAAGAAAAGGGAATCACAGCGGGCATTGCCATTGGCGGGGCCGTCGCACTAGGAGCCCTTTTCGCCGGGCCGGTGTCTGGAGCGTCGATGAATCCTGCGCGGTCGCTTGCGCCCGCTCTGGTGTCCGGGCAGTTGGATGCTTTGTGGGTCTATCTGGTTGGGCCTACGCTTGGCGCGGGTTTGGCAGTGCTGACCTGCCGTTGCATCCGAGAGCCCAATTGCTGTCGGGGGGCCAACACGAGAGGGGCGCGGTCATGA
- a CDS encoding arsenate reductase ArsC: MTLPVKRVLFVCVENANRSQIAEAFARIHGGTGVEAYSAGSQPSGVINQKAIDSMRELGYDLGCHASKSLAQIPDVEYDFVATMGCGDACPMVRAKRREDWSIPDPKQLSLDEFRAVRDLIESKVKSVLVELGVA, encoded by the coding sequence ATGACGCTTCCCGTCAAGCGAGTGCTGTTTGTCTGTGTTGAGAATGCTAACCGAAGCCAGATAGCCGAAGCATTCGCTCGGATTCATGGCGGGACGGGCGTGGAAGCCTACAGTGCGGGTTCGCAACCATCCGGAGTGATTAACCAGAAGGCGATTGATTCGATGCGGGAGCTGGGGTACGACCTGGGTTGCCATGCGTCCAAATCGCTCGCTCAGATCCCGGATGTGGAGTATGACTTCGTGGCGACGATGGGATGCGGTGATGCCTGCCCAATGGTCCGTGCCAAGCGGCGGGAGGACTGGAGCATCCCGGATCCCAAGCAGCTCTCCCTCGACGAGTTCCGAGCGGTTCGCGACTTGATCGAAAGCAAGGTCAAGTCGGTACTTGTTGAGTTGGGGGTCGCCTGA
- a CDS encoding protein-glutamate O-methyltransferase CheR, with product MTLDREPPDILIALLDLLHERLGPDFSEYKSTTILRRVERRMRLHGYEHVERYLERLEDDIAEVENLYHDLLIGVTRFFRDTAAFDVLAREVIPALIEDGAVSHELRLWVPACATGQEAYSIAILFAEALGSSGTGRSGVKLFATDVHCGSLAEASEGWYRGDALEGMDRERIERFFIPEAGGYRVTPELREMISFAEHNLLADPPFPRIDLISCRNLLIYIKPEGQRRILPLLHSSLVEDGFLFLGPSESLGPLESEFAIVNRRWKLYRKLRDVGLGPAVQPQAAPRISP from the coding sequence TTGACACTCGACAGGGAGCCGCCCGACATCCTCATCGCGCTCCTCGACCTGCTCCATGAACGGCTCGGACCAGATTTCTCGGAGTACAAGTCGACCACGATTCTCCGGCGTGTCGAACGCAGGATGAGACTTCATGGCTACGAACACGTCGAGCGCTACCTGGAGCGGCTCGAAGACGACATCGCGGAGGTCGAAAACCTCTACCACGACCTCCTCATCGGCGTCACACGATTCTTCCGGGACACCGCAGCGTTCGATGTGCTCGCTCGCGAGGTCATACCCGCCCTGATCGAGGACGGTGCCGTCTCGCATGAGCTCAGGTTGTGGGTTCCTGCCTGTGCGACCGGCCAGGAGGCGTACTCCATCGCGATTCTCTTCGCCGAAGCGCTCGGATCCTCAGGAACGGGTCGCAGTGGCGTCAAGCTGTTTGCGACCGATGTGCACTGCGGTTCACTTGCCGAGGCGAGTGAAGGCTGGTATCGCGGCGACGCGCTCGAGGGCATGGATCGCGAGCGAATCGAACGGTTTTTCATCCCGGAAGCGGGAGGGTATCGCGTCACGCCGGAGTTGCGCGAGATGATCTCCTTTGCCGAGCACAACTTGCTCGCCGACCCGCCATTCCCTCGAATCGACCTCATCAGCTGCCGCAACCTGCTGATCTACATCAAGCCAGAGGGCCAGCGCCGCATCCTGCCCCTCCTCCACTCCTCGCTTGTGGAAGATGGCTTCCTCTTCCTCGGGCCGAGCGAGTCACTCGGCCCGCTTGAAAGCGAGTTCGCAATCGTTAATAGGCGCTGGAAACTCTACCGTAAGCTCCGGGATGTCGGGCTCGGACCGGCCGTCCAACCACAAGCGGCCCCACGGATTTCGCCGTAG
- a CDS encoding DEAD/DEAH box helicase, which translates to MGFRALGLSEQTLAAITELGYDTPTPVQEQAIPVALAGSDVLACAQTGTGKTAAFVLPIVERMRPRGIISALVITPTRELAVQIEEVARTIAKHTGHSVLAVYGGVGYKDQLAKLRFGVDLLVATPGRFLDLHDRGEIDLSAVEILVLDEADRMLDMGFWPDVRKILNLLPEKRQNMLFSATLSGEVLRVIGGAVRDAVRVDVAPASVPVDAVEQYLYPVSSSQKTELLVALLREVDEYRAIVFTRTKLRADRLTAALKSSGVDVDTIHSDRTQIQRERALKDFKRGKHALLVATDVMARGIHVEAVTHVINYDMPETPEDYVHRIGRTARAGETGVAITLLAYEDLEPMRAVERVLGRALETRDVAGFEYADRVVPQPDRLAKKRSMFGGKRSGRRPGGTGRTRRF; encoded by the coding sequence ATGGGGTTCCGAGCACTCGGGCTGTCCGAACAGACGCTCGCCGCGATCACAGAACTAGGGTACGACACGCCTACGCCAGTTCAAGAGCAGGCCATACCGGTCGCGTTGGCCGGGTCTGACGTGCTGGCGTGCGCCCAGACTGGCACGGGGAAGACGGCCGCGTTCGTGCTGCCGATCGTCGAGCGGATGAGGCCGCGAGGGATTATCTCCGCGCTTGTCATCACGCCGACACGCGAGCTGGCGGTACAGATCGAGGAGGTTGCACGTACGATCGCAAAGCACACCGGGCACTCGGTACTTGCCGTCTACGGCGGCGTGGGCTACAAGGACCAGCTCGCGAAGCTTCGTTTCGGTGTTGACCTCCTCGTCGCCACACCGGGCCGCTTCCTCGACCTGCACGATCGCGGCGAGATCGATCTCTCCGCGGTCGAGATACTCGTGCTTGACGAGGCCGATCGCATGCTCGATATGGGATTTTGGCCTGATGTGCGCAAGATATTGAACCTTCTGCCCGAGAAGCGGCAGAACATGCTCTTCTCGGCCACGCTTTCGGGTGAGGTCTTACGGGTGATCGGCGGGGCGGTACGCGACGCGGTACGCGTCGACGTGGCACCGGCCTCAGTGCCGGTCGATGCGGTCGAGCAGTATCTGTATCCGGTGAGTTCCTCACAGAAGACCGAGCTGCTCGTGGCGTTGCTCCGTGAGGTCGACGAGTACCGGGCGATAGTCTTCACGAGGACAAAACTGCGCGCGGATCGTCTCACGGCGGCGCTGAAATCTAGCGGAGTCGATGTCGACACAATCCACAGTGACCGCACGCAGATCCAGCGCGAACGCGCACTCAAGGATTTCAAGCGCGGAAAGCACGCGCTGCTGGTGGCGACTGACGTCATGGCGCGCGGCATCCACGTCGAGGCGGTGACGCACGTCATCAACTACGACATGCCGGAGACGCCGGAGGACTACGTGCATCGCATCGGCCGTACAGCACGCGCCGGCGAGACTGGGGTGGCTATCACGTTGCTCGCGTACGAAGATCTCGAGCCGATGAGGGCGGTCGAGCGCGTGCTCGGACGAGCGCTTGAGACGCGCGATGTTGCGGGTTTCGAGTATGCCGATCGCGTCGTGCCACAGCCCGACCGGCTCGCCAAGAAGCGCAGCATGTTCGGGGGTAAACGTTCGGGGCGGCGTCCGGGTGGCACCGGACGCACACGACGCTTCTGA